A region from the Mycoplasmopsis bovigenitalium genome encodes:
- the msrB gene encoding peptide-methionine (R)-S-oxide reductase MsrB, with product MKNKRDLSHLTELQYKVTQEAYTERPFDNEYDEHFEKGVYVDIVDGTPLFLSTEKFDSGCGWPAFSKPIDDSLIIEKEDTSHNMLRTEVKSLNADSHLGHVFHDGPKSKGGLRYCINSASLKFIPYDELEQNGLGKFKEILDNN from the coding sequence ATGAAAAATAAAAGAGATTTAAGTCATTTAACCGAGTTACAATACAAGGTAACTCAAGAAGCTTATACAGAAAGACCATTTGACAATGAATACGATGAACACTTTGAAAAAGGTGTTTATGTTGACATTGTTGATGGTACACCACTATTTTTATCAACAGAAAAATTTGACTCAGGTTGCGGTTGACCAGCATTTAGTAAACCTATTGATGATAGTTTAATTATTGAAAAAGAAGACACATCACACAATATGTTGAGAACAGAGGTTAAAAGTTTAAATGCAGATTCTCATTTGGGACATGTGTTTCATGATGGGCCTAAATCAAAAGGGGGATTGAGATACTGTATTAATTCAGCTTCTTTAAAATTTATCCCTTATGATGAACTTGAACAAAATGGTTTAGGTAAATTCAAGGAAATATTAGACAACAATTAA
- a CDS encoding deacetylase SIR2 — protein MNKEFNAKKLNNLISQADAIVLGIGSGMTAADGIGYTGKRFQENFSDFIKAFGFLDMLQASVYHFDDIQNYWAFHSRFMKLNYFDQQPSQSFINLKQYLADKNYFIITTNSDNALEAAEFDEQKIFYIQGKYNLLQCEKMCHNQRYSNDAAVYQMIEKQSNMKVPLDLIPRCPKCNSFLEVNKRLKEKGMVEDQQFFDEKARYESFIEKYKDKKILFWEIGVGYSTPMLIKHPFWLMTEQIPKAQYLAMNNRVYRLPQQIRSKTIVETNDIKDSIASLLEVKNDIDRTN, from the coding sequence ATGAATAAAGAATTTAACGCAAAGAAACTAAACAATTTAATATCACAAGCAGATGCTATAGTACTTGGAATTGGTTCGGGAATGACGGCTGCTGATGGTATAGGTTATACTGGCAAGCGTTTTCAGGAAAACTTTAGTGATTTTATAAAAGCTTTTGGCTTTTTAGATATGCTTCAAGCTAGCGTCTATCATTTTGATGATATTCAAAATTATTGAGCATTTCATTCTAGATTTATGAAACTTAATTACTTTGACCAACAACCTAGTCAAAGTTTCATAAATCTAAAACAATATTTAGCAGACAAAAATTATTTTATTATTACTACTAATTCAGATAATGCTTTAGAAGCAGCGGAATTTGACGAACAAAAAATATTTTATATTCAAGGTAAATATAATTTATTACAATGCGAAAAAATGTGTCACAACCAACGTTATTCTAATGATGCGGCAGTTTATCAAATGATTGAAAAACAATCAAACATGAAAGTTCCATTAGACTTAATTCCACGTTGTCCTAAGTGCAATTCATTTCTGGAAGTTAATAAAAGACTTAAAGAAAAAGGTATGGTTGAAGATCAACAATTTTTTGATGAAAAAGCTCGTTATGAATCGTTTATTGAAAAATATAAAGATAAAAAAATCTTGTTTTGAGAAATTGGTGTTGGTTATTCAACACCAATGTTAATCAAGCATCCATTCTGATTAATGACCGAACAAATCCCAAAAGCTCAATATTTAGCAATGAATAATAGAGTTTACCGTCTGCCACAACAAATTAGATCAAAAACAATAGTTGAAACTAACGATATTAAAGACTCAATAGCTTCATTATTGGAGGTTAAAAATGATATTGATAGAACCAATTAG
- a CDS encoding MsnO8 family LLM class oxidoreductase: protein MKISVLEHGVLTEKNGYKKTYKNLENLCKFAEDLGFYSFWISEQHDVNALVITNPLILLNHLANKTKKIHIGCGGIMLKHYQPFSIAEQINTLNLLHENRFIFGFGSNASTPKITKLLKSDESNSSFYQKMIKTINFVNNSENINVKVNPHIEQKIDPVMLITSEQSAIFAAENKFKIIYGWFLQPIKTYAKAVIQTYINVYQKKWGITPQDIGISVNVVAGKNDQVIEDNRKALALFRMGQNDWNEFEIFPSGNDLKNYSFKPEQKSIFERFYSNIFTLKNKFDVKKIDQLCTELKIQHLIIMPTMTNVQDRKIALKNVANYYKLGDKHEKNC from the coding sequence ATGAAGATAAGCGTATTAGAGCATGGTGTTTTAACTGAAAAAAACGGATACAAAAAAACTTATAAAAATTTAGAAAATTTGTGTAAATTTGCAGAAGATTTGGGTTTTTATTCATTCTGAATTAGTGAACAACATGATGTTAATGCACTAGTGATTACTAATCCACTTATTCTTCTAAATCATTTAGCAAATAAAACTAAAAAAATTCACATTGGTTGCGGCGGAATAATGTTAAAACATTATCAACCATTTTCTATCGCCGAGCAAATAAACACATTGAATTTGTTGCACGAAAATAGGTTTATTTTTGGTTTTGGAAGCAACGCTTCGACACCAAAAATAACAAAATTATTGAAAAGCGATGAATCAAATTCAAGTTTTTACCAAAAAATGATTAAAACAATTAATTTTGTCAATAACTCAGAAAACATTAATGTTAAAGTTAACCCGCATATTGAACAAAAAATAGATCCAGTTATGTTGATAACTAGTGAACAAAGTGCAATATTTGCTGCAGAAAATAAGTTCAAAATTATTTATGGTTGATTTTTACAACCAATAAAAACCTATGCAAAAGCAGTTATTCAAACATATATTAATGTATATCAAAAAAAATGAGGGATTACGCCCCAGGATATAGGTATAAGCGTAAATGTTGTGGCTGGGAAAAATGACCAAGTTATTGAAGACAATAGAAAAGCTTTAGCTCTCTTTAGAATGGGGCAAAATGATTGAAATGAATTTGAGATTTTTCCATCTGGCAATGATTTAAAAAATTATTCATTTAAGCCCGAGCAAAAATCAATTTTCGAAAGATTTTATTCAAACATTTTTACACTCAAAAATAAGTTTGATGTTAAAAAAATTGATCAATTATGCACAGAGTTAAAAATTCAACACTTAATCATTATGCCAACTATGACTAATGTGCAAGACCGCAAAATTGCTTTAAAAAATGTAGCAAATTACTACAAATTGGGAGACAAACATGAAAAAAATTGTTAA
- a CDS encoding S8 family serine peptidase, translated as MKKILKLAVMTLPIMVLSAHVRVDNDIVAKDGVPGIIISSPLDLPDKDYEYLQNMYDFYYRKLNIHGRDSDSKNEVYNRVGIVEPKSFETNYLFLKDKKKININQVTEKTKYGNHGYAVTSIIGTDTGINKNAYLYYEDLSSAKENGNDILEKIKKLHENHGIKLINLSLGWGYNPVGIAIPNELPSINKENNLEEIGRWDTYMFLTVGKLMSFYHYLNNKDYKKDVDGIFKKTFDEVGQYALKNDIKIVKSGGNFNSANLFELIKQFEEYWNNIEGSKWTYFKDNLSKFEKIINEDPIFKDDKNAFKFLNSYFNNKTSITVSSEDSFENMINKILADKNEFISVANQWTDMAANKNFINVAAIEVNRTPTYFSSFSDVKADHNPLVSNYGESLIKENKDFNYKNPFLTKEFKEKIDYLSDFSGTSKAAPLVTGMLSLLQNKLKRNLSIAEAKTLLSAESVYSSVKIEKYPYYPKNLTVEDYEVWRQNKSKSKTGFGIPDLYYMNLGAKRGKLRNIRFNRSSSSITSGDDPLEKFILKEPETIDIDKNFNHLTHTITITTKISFFEYLKLHHYKFVEDTKLFDPEINDKYNINSWLTYTMPGHSGLITRRRKSYSKTSDVEKVYYKKQDYFGKGKLTFNILLNELVWYDDWLTNNPNYEEYKKFIIKEYEKYVKEYFDVATYVDID; from the coding sequence ATGAAAAAAATACTAAAATTAGCTGTTATGACATTACCAATAATGGTGCTTTCTGCACACGTAAGAGTGGATAATGATATTGTTGCTAAGGATGGTGTCCCTGGCATTATAATTAGTTCACCATTAGATTTGCCAGATAAAGATTATGAATATTTACAAAATATGTATGATTTTTATTATCGCAAATTAAACATTCATGGCAGAGATTCTGATTCAAAAAATGAGGTTTACAATAGAGTTGGAATAGTAGAACCAAAAAGTTTCGAAACAAATTATTTATTCTTAAAGGATAAGAAAAAAATCAATATTAACCAGGTTACTGAAAAAACCAAATATGGTAACCATGGCTACGCGGTAACATCTATCATTGGAACTGATACAGGAATTAACAAAAATGCTTATTTATATTACGAGGATTTAAGTTCTGCTAAAGAAAATGGGAATGATATATTAGAAAAGATTAAAAAATTGCATGAAAATCACGGAATTAAGTTAATTAATTTAAGCTTGGGGTGGGGTTATAACCCAGTAGGAATTGCAATACCTAATGAATTACCTTCTATAAACAAAGAGAACAATTTAGAAGAAATAGGAAGGTGAGATACCTACATGTTTTTAACTGTTGGCAAGCTTATGTCTTTTTATCATTATTTAAATAACAAGGATTATAAAAAAGATGTAGATGGCATATTTAAAAAAACATTTGATGAAGTTGGTCAATATGCATTGAAGAATGATATTAAGATAGTGAAGTCGGGCGGAAATTTTAATAGCGCTAATTTATTTGAATTAATTAAACAGTTCGAAGAATATTGGAATAATATTGAAGGCTCGAAGTGAACTTATTTTAAAGATAATCTATCTAAATTTGAAAAAATTATTAACGAAGATCCAATATTCAAGGATGATAAAAATGCATTCAAATTTCTCAATTCATACTTTAACAACAAAACATCTATAACTGTATCATCAGAAGATTCATTTGAAAATATGATTAATAAAATTTTAGCCGATAAAAATGAATTTATTAGTGTTGCTAATCAATGAACCGATATGGCCGCAAATAAAAATTTCATAAATGTTGCCGCAATAGAAGTAAACAGAACACCAACTTATTTTTCATCATTTTCAGATGTAAAAGCTGATCATAACCCATTAGTGTCAAACTATGGAGAAAGCCTTATAAAAGAAAATAAAGATTTCAACTACAAAAATCCGTTTCTTACTAAAGAATTTAAAGAAAAAATAGATTACTTGTCGGATTTTAGTGGAACAAGTAAAGCGGCACCATTAGTAACTGGCATGCTTTCTTTACTGCAAAATAAATTAAAAAGAAATTTATCAATAGCTGAAGCCAAAACTCTGTTATCAGCAGAATCAGTGTACTCAAGCGTTAAAATAGAAAAATACCCATATTATCCTAAGAATTTAACTGTTGAAGATTACGAAGTGTGGCGTCAAAATAAATCAAAATCGAAAACTGGTTTTGGTATTCCTGATTTGTATTATATGAATCTTGGTGCGAAAAGAGGTAAATTACGTAATATACGCTTTAATAGATCTAGTTCTTCGATTACTAGTGGAGACGATCCATTAGAAAAATTTATTTTAAAAGAACCAGAGACAATAGATATTGATAAAAATTTTAATCATTTAACACACACAATAACAATAACAACAAAGATTTCGTTCTTTGAATATTTGAAATTACACCACTATAAATTTGTTGAAGATACTAAATTATTTGATCCAGAAATTAATGATAAATACAACATTAATTCGTGATTAACATATACTATGCCGGGACACTCAGGTCTTATAACAAGAAGAAGAAAAAGTTATTCAAAAACTTCTGATGTAGAAAAAGTGTATTATAAAAAACAAGATTATTTTGGAAAAGGAAAACTAACATTTAATATTTTGCTTAATGAACTAGTTTGGTACGATGATTGATTAACAAATAATCCAAATTATGAGGAATACAAAAAGTTTATTATAAAAGAATATGAAAAATATGTTAAAGAATACTTTGATGTTGCAACTTATGTAGATATTGATTAG
- a CDS encoding IS1634 family transposase — protein MEKQDLMLFNVHGNKKGVLYKYVGWSNGFNKNPTRWFSLGNVEKLLEINENAIEIIKNKLKNFTRQDNPDKVKHALLHSIEKEKIQHTSICVGNELISEFIEKHNIFKQLKATRHKNMNEIFNFLVAKRIINPTSIYNSFNESDEYSTNIFSSKNSFYRLLDIVHENKDQLLFSINKLVESETKSKLDEIYFDSSTVYFESFSREGLRVPGYSKDAKFKEDQIVIGLACDKNGIPIYMKVFKGNTGDSRTMIPFILELETKFGIKNITIIADRGMSTNANIRFLEQRGHNFIISYRAKSGSQNFKNWILDREGYIGDSEFRYKETEYESNWKNTRFNGKLRRRIVTYSKTRAKKDREDRGILIDNFRKKQDKSGYVDSTKMLGTKKCKFFKQISKFKFELDFEKVTKDSEFDGIYVYETNISNISAEKIIEKYANQWKIETNFRALKSFLQIRPVYVRLDEHIIAHSILCFISLVLLKLITYKINKFYEDYGVIDHLSEQKLINILSKLRERVDINSKTKEIIKRQREDSKTIKDIWSEYDLIKKIVIKK, from the coding sequence ATGGAAAAACAAGATTTGATGCTATTTAATGTTCATGGAAATAAAAAGGGCGTTTTATATAAATATGTTGGCTGGTCAAACGGATTCAATAAAAATCCAACAAGATGGTTTAGTTTAGGAAATGTAGAAAAACTACTTGAAATTAACGAAAACGCAATCGAGATAATAAAAAACAAACTTAAAAACTTCACTAGACAGGATAATCCAGATAAAGTTAAACATGCGCTTCTACACTCGATTGAAAAAGAAAAAATCCAACATACAAGTATTTGCGTTGGCAATGAATTAATAAGTGAATTTATTGAAAAACACAACATATTTAAACAATTAAAAGCCACAAGACATAAAAATATGAATGAAATATTTAATTTCTTAGTGGCGAAAAGAATTATTAATCCCACAAGTATATACAACTCATTTAATGAATCAGATGAATATTCAACAAATATCTTTTCTTCTAAGAATAGCTTTTATAGACTTTTAGACATTGTTCACGAAAACAAAGACCAATTGCTTTTTTCAATAAATAAATTAGTTGAATCGGAAACAAAAAGTAAATTAGATGAAATCTATTTTGATTCATCTACAGTGTATTTTGAAAGTTTTAGCCGCGAAGGACTTAGGGTTCCTGGGTATTCTAAAGATGCCAAATTCAAAGAAGATCAGATTGTGATTGGTCTTGCGTGCGACAAAAATGGTATTCCTATTTACATGAAAGTTTTCAAGGGAAATACAGGGGATTCAAGAACAATGATTCCATTTATATTAGAACTTGAAACTAAATTTGGCATAAAAAATATAACAATTATTGCTGATAGAGGGATGAGTACAAATGCAAATATCCGTTTTTTAGAACAAAGAGGACACAATTTTATAATCTCATATAGAGCAAAATCTGGTAGTCAGAATTTTAAAAATTGGATTTTAGATCGCGAAGGATACATTGGAGATTCTGAATTTAGATACAAAGAAACAGAATATGAATCTAATTGAAAAAATACAAGATTTAATGGTAAATTAAGAAGAAGAATTGTAACTTATTCAAAAACAAGAGCAAAAAAAGATAGAGAAGATCGCGGAATTTTGATTGATAATTTCCGTAAAAAACAAGACAAAAGCGGTTATGTTGATTCAACAAAAATGTTGGGTACAAAAAAATGCAAATTCTTTAAACAAATATCTAAGTTTAAATTTGAATTAGACTTTGAAAAAGTCACAAAAGATTCTGAATTTGATGGTATCTATGTTTATGAAACAAATATTTCAAATATTTCTGCTGAAAAAATCATTGAAAAGTACGCGAACCAATGAAAAATTGAAACAAATTTTAGAGCATTAAAAAGTTTTTTACAAATTAGACCGGTTTATGTGAGACTAGACGAACACATAATAGCACACTCAATATTATGTTTTATATCACTTGTTTTATTAAAACTTATTACTTATAAGATAAACAAGTTTTATGAGGATTATGGTGTAATTGACCATTTATCTGAACAAAAACTTATTAATATATTATCCAAACTAAGAGAAAGAGTTGATATCAACTCAAAAACAAAAGAAATCATTAAAAGACAAAGAGAAGATTCGAAAACAATAAAAGATATTTGAAGCGAATATGATCTTATTAAAAAAATTGTAATTAAAAAATAG
- a CDS encoding glycine cleavage system protein H: MKKIVKYLIVEKLENKDQYYLRMTPEMQDDIGTVGHIQFRNTDKSMLKENDEFMAFEASKAILTLKMPFDAKVVEWNNAELAKPSLVSSHKDSENWIMIISDIDPEILANLEDF, encoded by the coding sequence ATGAAAAAAATTGTTAAGTATTTAATTGTTGAAAAATTAGAAAACAAAGACCAATACTATTTAAGAATGACACCTGAAATGCAAGATGACATTGGTACAGTTGGACATATTCAATTCAGAAACACCGATAAATCAATGCTTAAGGAAAATGACGAATTCATGGCTTTTGAAGCGTCAAAAGCTATACTAACATTAAAAATGCCTTTTGACGCCAAAGTTGTTGAATGAAACAATGCGGAACTTGCAAAACCTTCTTTAGTTTCTTCACATAAAGATTCAGAAAACTGAATTATGATTATTAGCGATATTGACCCAGAAATATTAGCTAATCTTGAAGACTTTTAA
- the fmt gene encoding methionyl-tRNA formyltransferase — MKLLLAGTPEFSVPIFEELINNFNVVGIVSQPDRPSIRGRKSVFTPTKILAQKYNINCFQPEKIADIYDELSKLEFDYLVTAAFGQYIPTKILNLAKKLNLNVHGSLLPKYRGAAPIQYSILNGDSFTGISLMEMVKEMDAGDVFATAKIEIDKNETSGSLFAKMSNVAKQNIVSWIKQLDNNELSRQIQDASQVTFSPKLDKNNGHITNDMTCEQALRIIKAYNPNPSAFAFINDKRVKINFATIKQVKNAPKIQLIDGDLYLIDYQFDSKKRVILQ; from the coding sequence CCGGAACACCCGAATTTTCAGTACCTATTTTTGAGGAATTAATCAATAATTTTAACGTTGTAGGGATAGTTTCTCAACCTGATCGCCCATCAATTAGAGGCAGAAAATCTGTTTTCACACCAACTAAAATATTGGCGCAAAAATACAATATTAATTGCTTTCAACCTGAAAAAATTGCCGACATCTATGATGAACTTTCTAAACTAGAATTTGACTACTTAGTTACTGCTGCTTTTGGCCAATATATACCTACAAAAATATTAAATTTAGCCAAAAAATTAAACCTAAATGTCCATGGTTCATTGCTTCCAAAATATAGAGGTGCCGCCCCTATTCAATACTCAATTTTAAATGGTGATTCTTTTACGGGAATTAGCCTTATGGAAATGGTCAAAGAAATGGATGCTGGAGATGTTTTTGCTACCGCAAAAATTGAAATTGATAAAAATGAGACATCGGGCTCACTTTTTGCGAAAATGAGTAATGTTGCAAAACAAAACATTGTTTCTTGAATCAAACAATTAGATAATAATGAACTTTCAAGGCAAATTCAAGATGCTTCGCAAGTAACATTTAGCCCTAAATTAGACAAAAATAATGGTCATATCACTAATGATATGACCTGTGAGCAAGCATTAAGAATAATTAAAGCTTATAACCCCAATCCATCAGCATTCGCTTTTATAAATGACAAACGAGTTAAAATTAACTTTGCCACAATAAAACAAGTGAAAAATGCGCCAAAAATTCAATTAATTGATGGTGATTTATATTTAATTGATTATCAATTTGATAGTAAAAAACGTGTAATTTTACAATAA
- a CDS encoding lipoate--protein ligase: MILIEPIRNGKYVKDGAYWLAIQVWALNHLRVDETIVFPTVADPHIQIGYFQNPEVEINFNYLKEKNLQVVRRDTGGGAIYIDSNSVNVCYLMPYKDNESIIGNFAKFYEPIIKILKDLGAKNVAQTGKNDLTIDGRKVSGAAMMLINNVIYGGNSILYNIDYDAMLQVLNPNRKKIQSQGIKSVRQRVAGLSEYFDEPYRNLDIFEFKDLIIKRLFNTDDLSSIKRYVMSEEDWLQVDELIEKKYKNWDWTYGKSPRYEYNRDARLSIGTINFSLSINNQRIEKIKISGDFFPRNNIETLEKDLIGTKMTYNDLLNALKNADLQSYFFTEVSPEEVAKIILDEE, encoded by the coding sequence ATGATATTGATAGAACCAATTAGAAATGGAAAATACGTCAAAGATGGCGCATATTGATTAGCAATTCAAGTATGAGCCTTAAATCATTTACGTGTTGATGAAACAATAGTTTTTCCAACGGTTGCTGACCCACATATTCAAATTGGATACTTCCAAAACCCTGAAGTTGAAATCAACTTCAATTATTTGAAAGAGAAAAATTTACAAGTTGTTCGCAGAGACACTGGTGGTGGCGCAATTTATATTGACTCAAATTCAGTTAATGTTTGTTATTTAATGCCTTATAAAGATAATGAAAGTATTATTGGCAATTTTGCCAAGTTTTATGAACCAATTATCAAAATATTAAAAGATTTGGGCGCTAAAAATGTTGCTCAAACTGGCAAAAATGACTTAACTATAGATGGGCGCAAAGTTTCAGGTGCTGCCATGATGCTAATCAATAATGTAATTTATGGCGGAAATTCAATTCTTTATAATATTGACTACGATGCCATGTTACAAGTCTTGAATCCAAATCGAAAAAAAATTCAATCACAAGGCATTAAATCAGTGCGTCAAAGAGTTGCTGGATTGAGCGAATATTTTGACGAACCATACAGAAATTTAGATATTTTTGAATTCAAAGATTTAATCATAAAACGTTTATTCAACACTGACGATTTAAGTTCAATAAAACGTTATGTTATGAGTGAAGAAGATTGACTGCAAGTTGATGAATTGATTGAGAAAAAATATAAAAATTGAGATTGAACATACGGAAAAAGCCCACGTTATGAATACAATCGCGATGCGCGATTGTCAATTGGTACAATCAACTTTTCATTGTCAATTAACAACCAACGCATTGAAAAAATAAAAATAAGTGGCGACTTTTTCCCACGAAACAATATTGAGACACTTGAAAAAGATTTAATTGGTACAAAAATGACTTATAACGATTTGCTAAATGCACTTAAAAATGCTGATTTGCAATCTTATTTCTTTACAGAAGTTAGTCCTGAAGAAGTTGCAAAAATAATTCTAGACGAGGAATAA
- a CDS encoding NADH-dependent flavin oxidoreductase, which translates to MNKYKPLFEPFKLGKHTLSNRFVLSPMTLSLTTIDGKMTSQEANYALRRANSAPIAITGAAYIDEFGQLFEYGYSAKDDNDIESLKVLANAMKAKGNLAILQLGHAGKFSQASLKKYGHLYGPSYEKNHFPFEHEVFELTYKQIKESIESYANATLRAIKAGFDGVEISMAQRLLIQTFFSKIVNKRHDLYGIDTFENRSRLCIEVVESIRNVIEIHAPEGFIFGFRATPEETYGAELGYSIEEFCQLIDLTIEKGKIDYLAIASWGHDIYLNKVRSECKFKGQLINKVVYDHFKNRLPIISSGGINTPDKCLQALENCDLVGLSSVFVADPDFVHKIKTGEIEKINLAIIPEQLDDLAIPKDSFKGIVNMFGYCETIPDKAMKTLTDNSLQNKNK; encoded by the coding sequence ATGAATAAATATAAACCATTATTTGAACCTTTCAAATTGGGCAAACACACTCTTTCAAATCGCTTTGTTTTGTCTCCGATGACTCTTTCATTAACAACTATTGATGGCAAAATGACTTCACAAGAAGCAAATTATGCATTAAGAAGGGCCAATAGTGCGCCAATAGCAATTACAGGCGCAGCATATATTGATGAATTTGGCCAACTTTTTGAATATGGTTATAGCGCTAAAGATGACAATGATATTGAGTCACTAAAAGTTTTGGCAAATGCTATGAAGGCTAAAGGTAATCTTGCAATTTTGCAACTTGGCCATGCCGGCAAATTTTCACAAGCTAGTCTAAAAAAATATGGCCATTTATATGGCCCAAGTTATGAGAAAAATCATTTCCCATTTGAACATGAAGTTTTTGAACTCACTTATAAACAAATCAAAGAAAGTATTGAATCTTATGCAAATGCAACGTTAAGAGCAATTAAAGCAGGTTTTGATGGTGTTGAAATCTCTATGGCTCAAAGACTGCTTATTCAAACATTTTTCAGTAAAATCGTCAATAAAAGACACGATTTATATGGAATTGATACATTTGAAAATCGTTCTCGTTTATGTATTGAAGTCGTCGAATCAATAAGAAATGTAATTGAAATTCATGCTCCAGAAGGATTTATTTTTGGCTTTAGAGCTACGCCTGAAGAAACTTATGGAGCTGAATTAGGTTATTCAATTGAAGAATTTTGCCAATTGATTGATTTAACAATTGAAAAAGGAAAAATTGATTACCTAGCAATTGCTAGTTGAGGACACGATATTTACCTAAATAAAGTTCGTTCTGAATGCAAATTTAAAGGTCAATTAATAAATAAAGTTGTTTATGATCATTTTAAAAATAGATTGCCAATAATTTCTTCGGGCGGAATCAATACCCCAGATAAATGTCTACAAGCTCTTGAGAATTGTGATTTAGTAGGCTTAAGTTCAGTATTTGTAGCAGACCCTGATTTTGTTCATAAAATCAAAACAGGAGAAATTGAGAAAATTAATTTAGCAATTATACCCGAACAATTAGATGATCTAGCTATCCCGAAAGATTCATTTAAAGGAATTGTTAATATGTTTGGTTACTGTGAAACAATCCCTGATAAAGCAATGAAAACACTGACTGATAACTCTTTACAAAATAAAAACAAATAA